From Actinomycetota bacterium, one genomic window encodes:
- a CDS encoding dihydroneopterin aldolase: protein MDLIIVKGVKASGRHGVAPFERENPTELEVDAELSYDLAPAATSDSLGMTIDYTTVISEIKRVVEISSHSIIETVAQSISEALLQLGADSVLVRVSKPAVAGSLGVEEVAVEIERGDV from the coding sequence ATGGATCTGATCATCGTCAAGGGAGTCAAGGCTTCCGGGCGTCACGGTGTGGCGCCGTTCGAGCGCGAGAACCCAACCGAGTTGGAGGTTGACGCGGAGCTGTCCTACGACCTGGCTCCCGCGGCCACCTCCGACAGCCTCGGGATGACCATCGACTACACGACTGTGATCAGCGAGATCAAGCGGGTGGTGGAGATTTCCTCCCACTCGATCATCGAAACGGTCGCGCAATCGATCTCCGAGGCGCTGCTGCAGCTGGGAGCCGACTCCGTCCTCGTCCGGGTGTCGAAGCCCGCGGTGGCCGGGTCGCTGGGGGTCGAGGAGGTCGCCGTGGAGATCGAGCGCGGCGACGTCTGA
- the folK gene encoding 2-amino-4-hydroxy-6-hydroxymethyldihydropteridine diphosphokinase, with amino-acid sequence MRTAYVGLGSNVGDRLGYLRRAVAELSSHSLVEFVAASSVYATDPVGPPQPDYLNAVVEVRTSLQPLQLLALCKSIEREVGRMSRGRWQQREVDLDLLLVEGQTEQGAELTLPHPEMQDRAFVLVPLSDLDPGLVLPSGSPILRRLEEIGRSGVKLAHPPESLWPRP; translated from the coding sequence TTGCGGACCGCATACGTCGGACTCGGCTCCAATGTCGGCGACCGGCTCGGATACCTGAGGCGGGCCGTGGCGGAATTGAGCTCCCACTCGCTCGTCGAGTTCGTCGCCGCTTCGTCCGTCTACGCCACCGACCCCGTCGGGCCCCCGCAACCCGACTACCTCAACGCGGTCGTGGAGGTCCGGACGTCGCTTCAGCCCCTGCAGCTGCTGGCGCTGTGCAAGTCGATTGAGCGCGAGGTTGGACGGATGTCCCGGGGCAGGTGGCAGCAGCGCGAGGTCGACCTGGATCTGCTGCTGGTGGAGGGGCAGACGGAACAGGGGGCCGAGCTCACCCTGCCGCACCCCGAGATGCAGGACCGGGCCTTTGTGCTGGTGCCTTTGTCCGACCTGGATCCCGGCCTGGTCCTGCCGTCCGGCAGCCCGATCCTGCGCCGTCTCGAGGAGATCGGCCGATCCGGCGTGAAGCTGGCGCACCCCCCGGAGTCTCTGTGGCCTCGGCCGTGA
- a CDS encoding PD-(D/E)XK nuclease family protein, whose product MSRRALAAGQASRLFDDGDGLFELNPSRLQCYLDCPRQYRFRYLDRRPERRSFPQATLGSSVHRALRDFYAQQPGDRTLESLLRALRHTWDPGGFRSAAEGEAQMVRAEEMLRRYFDLEDHAAVRAIALESKFSVTRLASRLLVWGRIDRLDAAGDDYVIVDYKTGAFRQDPKSVDESLPLSMYAMAVSEQFRRKVSRIVLYHLADGKRVETRRDPDRLDSDWTRIEQIVDVMRADRSYPARPGTLCRWCDFLDICPEGRAQAGPFLPQPLRRRRRS is encoded by the coding sequence TGAGCAGGCGCGCGCTGGCGGCGGGCCAGGCCTCGCGCCTGTTCGACGACGGAGACGGCCTGTTCGAGCTCAACCCCTCCCGGCTCCAGTGCTATCTGGACTGCCCGCGGCAGTACCGGTTCCGGTACCTGGACAGGCGGCCCGAGCGGCGGAGCTTCCCGCAGGCGACGCTGGGGTCCTCCGTGCACCGGGCGCTGCGCGACTTCTACGCCCAGCAGCCCGGCGACCGAACGCTTGAAAGCCTGCTGCGGGCCCTGCGGCACACGTGGGACCCGGGCGGCTTCAGGTCAGCGGCGGAGGGCGAGGCGCAGATGGTGAGGGCCGAGGAGATGCTGCGGCGCTACTTCGACCTCGAGGACCACGCCGCAGTCCGTGCGATCGCCCTGGAGTCCAAGTTCTCGGTGACGCGCCTGGCGTCGCGACTGCTCGTGTGGGGGCGGATCGACCGCCTGGACGCCGCCGGCGACGACTACGTGATCGTCGACTACAAGACGGGCGCGTTCCGCCAGGACCCGAAGTCGGTGGACGAGTCGCTGCCCCTGTCGATGTACGCGATGGCGGTGTCCGAGCAGTTCCGCCGGAAGGTCTCGCGAATCGTGCTGTACCACCTCGCCGACGGCAAAAGGGTCGAGACCCGCCGGGATCCGGACCGTCTGGACTCGGACTGGACCCGCATCGAGCAGATCGTCGACGTCATGCGCGCGGACAGGTCCTACCCGGCCAGGCCCGGCACCCTGTGCCGATGGTGCGATTTCCTGGATATCTGTCCGGAAGGCAGGGCCCAGGCCGGGCCGTTTTTGCCCCAACCGCTGAGGAGAAGGAGAAGAAGCTAG